ATCGCTGCGAGACCTTGTTTGCACCTGCTTGGAAGATTTGGGGGGGTGGGAAGCAATTGCAGCCGAATCAGGTCATCAAGGACTCCTGAAAGCCCAAGAGTATGCACTTGATGTGATTCTCCTTGACGTATCCATGCCTGACATGGATGGCTTGCAATGCTACGAGCAAATCAAAGCCAACCCAAAAACTCAAATGATTCCGGTGATTTTGCTAACAGCCAAAGTATTACCAAGCGATCGCAGCCACTTTGCTCAATTAGATATAGCCGGAATTATGACAAAACCATTCGATCCCACGCTGATTTGTGAGCAAATAGCCCAAATGCTAGGTTGGGATGAGTAGGAGATGAGGGGATGGAGAGATGGGGAGATGGGGGGATGAGGGGGATGAGGGGGATGGGGTGATGGGGGGATGAGGGAGATGAGGGGGATGAGGTGATGGGGTGATGGGGAAGAAATAACTAATGTCCAATTCCCAATTCCCAATTC
Above is a window of Nostoc sp. UHCC 0702 DNA encoding:
- a CDS encoding response regulator — encoded protein: MSKRILVIDDEESLRDLVCTCLEDLGGWEAIAAESGHQGLLKAQEYALDVILLDVSMPDMDGLQCYEQIKANPKTQMIPVILLTAKVLPSDRSHFAQLDIAGIMTKPFDPTLICEQIAQMLGWDE